One window of Chloroflexus aggregans DSM 9485 genomic DNA carries:
- a CDS encoding alanyl-tRNA editing protein: MEPTNRLYYDDSYLTQFTARVVAVGEYRGRPALALDRSAFYPEGGGQPADHGWLTDADSRQRWAVQDVQSDNGVVWHIMSDDEPLPTAGNSVIGQIDWTRRFDHMQQHCGQHILTAAFIATCNAPTVSFHLSERSVTIDLAISTLNDEQAQAAKAWANTAIWQNLPIQARFVTPTELAHIPLRKPPTVNEQVRVVSIGDIDHSACGGTHPARSGEVGAIAILGWSRQRGMIRVEFVCGGRVIAALHERDRAARGAAAVLSVGWTELPQAIARLQETQQALQRELTQTQRELDALRATQWYTQTPPVDGRRIVTVTLPTASIERLRSIAGFIAELPGGIAIVAGGTERVQIVVACAADTGADAREILAAGMSVLGGRGGGQMHLAQGGGGQPAALSAALAAMVERAHRD, translated from the coding sequence ATGGAACCTACCAATCGTCTTTACTACGATGATTCTTATCTCACCCAATTTACGGCCCGTGTTGTCGCCGTCGGCGAGTATCGTGGCCGACCTGCATTAGCGCTCGATCGCAGTGCGTTCTATCCCGAAGGTGGTGGGCAACCTGCCGACCACGGCTGGCTGACCGATGCCGACTCTCGCCAGCGCTGGGCGGTGCAAGATGTGCAGAGTGATAATGGCGTCGTGTGGCACATTATGAGCGACGATGAGCCACTACCGACGGCAGGGAATAGCGTTATCGGCCAGATCGACTGGACACGTCGGTTTGATCACATGCAACAGCACTGCGGTCAGCATATCTTAACTGCTGCGTTCATCGCTACGTGCAACGCACCGACCGTCTCGTTTCACCTGAGTGAGCGCAGTGTCACGATTGATCTGGCGATCTCCACCCTCAACGACGAACAGGCTCAAGCGGCAAAAGCATGGGCTAATACCGCGATCTGGCAAAATCTTCCAATCCAGGCCCGCTTTGTAACACCGACCGAACTCGCCCACATCCCGCTTCGTAAACCACCGACGGTGAACGAACAGGTGCGTGTCGTCAGCATTGGTGACATCGACCATTCTGCCTGCGGCGGCACCCATCCGGCACGCAGCGGTGAGGTAGGAGCGATTGCAATCTTGGGATGGTCGCGCCAGCGCGGGATGATACGGGTTGAGTTCGTTTGCGGTGGGCGGGTGATCGCTGCTCTTCACGAACGCGACCGGGCAGCACGCGGGGCAGCGGCAGTATTGAGCGTGGGATGGACCGAACTACCGCAAGCTATTGCTCGCTTACAAGAGACGCAACAGGCTTTGCAGCGTGAACTCACCCAAACACAACGCGAACTCGATGCACTGCGGGCAACACAATGGTACACCCAGACGCCACCGGTCGATGGGCGACGGATCGTCACCGTGACCCTTCCTACCGCCAGTATTGAGCGCTTGCGCAGCATTGCCGGCTTCATCGCCGAATTACCGGGTGGAATTGCCATTGTGGCCGGCGGTACAGAACGTGTACAGATCGTCGTCGCTTGTGCCGCCGATACCGGCGCCGACGCCCGTGAGATTCTCGCTGCCGGTATGTCCGTACTCGGCGGACGCGGTGGCGGTCAGATGCATCTCGCTCAAGGTGGTGGTGGTCAACCGGCAGCGCTATCGGCCGCACTGGCAGCAATGGTAGAGCGAGCACATCGAGACTAA
- the truB gene encoding tRNA pseudouridine(55) synthase TruB yields the protein MMTDLAGFVIIDKPAGLTSHDVVAHVRRLVGRVVKVGHAGTLDPMATGVLPVALGSATRLLDQLVDTRKGYLGVVRLGIQTTTDDADGEPLVTQAVPELTPETIETVLTRFRGDILQQPPAFSALHIDGQRAYALARAGNEVTLAPKPVRIERLDLLAVALPDLTIAVECSKGTYIRALARDIGAALGCGGHLASLQRIFTGPFRLEHAIPLAALTDRGAVMRHLLPPETALLDWPLVQLDATNAYRILHGMSIPAGESTATRARAHDPDGKLIALLRRNGERWQPVKVFRHR from the coding sequence ATGATGACCGATTTAGCGGGGTTTGTGATTATCGATAAGCCGGCCGGACTCACTTCACACGACGTTGTGGCCCACGTGCGACGATTGGTCGGACGGGTAGTGAAGGTAGGCCACGCCGGTACGCTCGACCCAATGGCGACGGGGGTGTTGCCGGTAGCTTTGGGGAGCGCGACTCGGCTGCTCGACCAGTTGGTTGATACCCGAAAAGGTTATCTCGGCGTGGTGCGGTTAGGTATCCAGACGACGACTGACGATGCCGATGGTGAACCGCTGGTGACGCAGGCGGTTCCCGAACTCACGCCGGAGACTATCGAGACGGTATTAACCCGCTTTCGCGGTGATATTCTGCAACAACCACCGGCTTTCTCGGCACTTCACATTGATGGTCAACGCGCGTATGCGTTAGCTCGCGCCGGCAACGAAGTAACGTTGGCGCCCAAACCGGTACGGATCGAACGGCTTGATCTCCTCGCCGTAGCGTTGCCCGATCTGACCATTGCTGTCGAGTGTAGTAAGGGCACCTATATCCGTGCCTTAGCACGTGATATTGGCGCGGCGCTTGGCTGTGGTGGCCATCTCGCCTCGCTCCAACGCATCTTCACCGGCCCGTTTCGGCTTGAACACGCAATACCACTAGCAGCGTTGACCGATCGGGGAGCGGTGATGCGGCATCTGCTACCACCGGAGACGGCCCTGCTCGATTGGCCGCTTGTGCAACTCGATGCAACCAATGCATACCGTATCCTGCACGGTATGTCAATTCCTGCCGGCGAATCAACGGCTACTCGTGCGCGCGCTCACGATCCTGATGGGAAGCTCATTGCCCTGCTGCGGCGTAACGGCGAGCGTTGGCAACCCGTGAAAGTTTTTCGTCATCGTTAA
- a CDS encoding DHH family phosphoesterase yields the protein MIFTNPHQAAEPIRAILANAQRILLLSHVNPDGDAIGSLLGTMHVLRALGKETVALASSAPIDYCAALPGFTEVHVYRSGDPLPDCDLIWMVDVAHLSRAGAIYDEHAATLQSRPLVIVDHHATNDGGGTVSLIQANAPSCAEVLFDLFTVLKWPLSPDAATCLFLGMMTDTQSFQTPTVTPETLRRAAALLEAGADKELVVNAVFFSIPPATLRLTGMAMANLQQEDGIFWTVVTQEMLRVTHADEAATDDTVSRLQRVAGMRACVLFRERPDGTVKISLRSIPGIDVAAVAQQWGGGGHRQAAGATLKMSLAEAVDAVLPALRKAVLR from the coding sequence ATGATTTTCACAAACCCCCACCAGGCTGCCGAACCCATCCGGGCAATATTGGCAAATGCGCAGCGGATTTTACTGCTGAGCCACGTTAACCCTGATGGTGATGCAATCGGTTCGTTGCTCGGCACGATGCATGTGTTACGCGCATTGGGCAAAGAGACGGTAGCACTCGCTTCTTCGGCGCCGATTGATTATTGTGCGGCCTTGCCCGGCTTTACAGAGGTACACGTCTATCGCTCCGGTGATCCGTTGCCCGACTGCGACCTCATCTGGATGGTCGATGTGGCGCATTTGTCGCGCGCCGGTGCGATCTACGATGAACACGCCGCAACGTTGCAATCACGCCCGTTGGTGATCGTCGATCATCATGCGACAAACGATGGTGGTGGCACGGTCAGTCTGATTCAAGCCAACGCCCCTTCATGCGCAGAGGTGTTGTTCGATCTCTTTACGGTGCTAAAATGGCCGCTGTCGCCCGATGCTGCCACCTGTCTGTTTCTTGGGATGATGACCGATACGCAGAGCTTTCAGACGCCAACGGTGACACCGGAGACGTTACGACGTGCCGCTGCGTTATTGGAGGCCGGTGCCGATAAAGAACTCGTGGTGAATGCCGTCTTCTTCTCTATTCCTCCGGCAACGCTGCGGCTGACCGGTATGGCGATGGCCAATTTGCAGCAAGAAGATGGCATTTTCTGGACAGTCGTTACGCAAGAGATGCTCCGGGTAACCCATGCTGACGAAGCCGCGACCGATGATACGGTAAGTCGTCTCCAGCGGGTGGCCGGGATGCGCGCTTGTGTGTTGTTTCGTGAACGGCCCGACGGTACGGTGAAGATCAGTTTGCGTTCGATACCGGGCATTGATGTAGCAGCAGTAGCCCAGCAGTGGGGTGGCGGTGGGCATCGACAAGCAGCCGGGGCAACACTCAAGATGAGCTTAGCCGAAGCGGTTGACGCTGTGCTGCCGGCGTTGCGAAAGGCGGTATTGCGGTAA
- a CDS encoding Uma2 family endonuclease: MTSQVAASVPIVYPESDGMPMADNTKQFHAIVTIQGNLDAIFRERADVFVAGDLLWYPVEGRPDIRRAPDVMVVFGRPKGDRGSYRQWEEDNIAPQVVFEVLSPNNTLTEMAAKLEFYDMYGVEEYYLYDPDTGDMSGWQRREGRLRVIPELDGWNSPRLGITFRRTPDGFRMYWPDGRPFLSFVELQAQAEQERQRAEQERQRAERLAARLRELGINPDEV, encoded by the coding sequence ATGACGAGCCAGGTCGCTGCTTCCGTGCCGATCGTCTACCCAGAAAGTGACGGCATGCCGATGGCGGACAACACTAAGCAGTTTCACGCAATCGTCACCATTCAGGGGAATCTCGATGCGATCTTTCGTGAACGGGCTGATGTCTTCGTTGCCGGCGATCTGCTATGGTATCCGGTCGAAGGTCGCCCTGATATTCGCCGCGCACCTGATGTGATGGTCGTTTTCGGGCGACCAAAGGGTGACCGTGGCTCATACCGTCAGTGGGAAGAGGATAACATTGCGCCGCAGGTGGTGTTTGAGGTGTTGTCACCGAACAACACATTGACCGAAATGGCGGCGAAGTTGGAATTTTACGATATGTACGGTGTCGAAGAGTATTATCTGTACGACCCAGATACCGGCGATATGAGCGGCTGGCAGCGACGTGAGGGTCGCTTGAGGGTTATTCCTGAACTTGATGGCTGGAATAGCCCGCGTTTAGGTATTACGTTTCGTCGCACTCCTGATGGTTTTCGCATGTACTGGCCGGATGGTCGCCCGTTTCTGAGTTTTGTTGAGCTACAGGCGCAGGCCGAGCAAGAGCGGCAACGAGCCGAGCAAGAGCGGCAACGGGCTGAGCGCTTGGCTGCCCGTTTACGTGAGCTGGGCATAAACCCCGACGAGGTTTGA
- the gatB gene encoding Asp-tRNA(Asn)/Glu-tRNA(Gln) amidotransferase subunit GatB, whose translation MPEYIATIGLEIHAHILTASKMFDGCSTDYAGAPPNTRVSVVSLGLPGALPVLNARAVELAALCGLALGCRVNEHSVFARKSYPYPDLPKGFQITQYDEPLCSDGAIEIRTAAGEIRRIGIERLHIEEDTGRLIHSPDGSSLIDYNRSGMPLMEIVTRPDIRTPEEARLTFEKIRQILVWIGANSGNLEEGALRCDANVSVRRADSDRFGAKVEIKNINSFRFVERALAYEIERQIRILEAGGVVEQETRGWREDLGRTEGQRSKEYAHDYRYFPEPDIPPLVLSPEWIAARQAELPELPDARRARLMESYGLSWQDADLLTQERAIADYYETAVAAVNRPDGAKEVANWVLNEGFRLLNDRGEPATTLIERMPVHRLATLIELVQQSTITRAVAKQLFEEVFTTGADPAVLVAERGLTQISDDEALLEAVRAALVDEKAEKAIAEYRKGKKTAIQFLVGLVMRATKGKANAQRVRELLEAELG comes from the coding sequence ATGCCGGAATACATTGCAACAATTGGTCTTGAAATCCATGCTCACATTCTAACCGCTTCCAAAATGTTTGACGGTTGTAGTACCGATTACGCCGGTGCGCCGCCGAATACACGGGTCTCGGTGGTAAGTCTTGGTCTACCCGGTGCGCTGCCGGTGCTCAATGCCCGTGCCGTCGAGCTGGCAGCACTCTGCGGTCTGGCGCTGGGTTGTCGGGTAAACGAACACTCGGTCTTCGCCCGCAAGTCATACCCGTATCCCGATTTACCCAAAGGTTTTCAGATAACACAGTACGATGAGCCATTGTGTAGCGATGGCGCGATCGAGATTCGCACTGCTGCCGGCGAAATACGTCGCATCGGGATCGAACGTCTGCATATCGAAGAGGATACCGGTCGCTTGATCCACAGTCCTGACGGCTCATCGTTGATCGACTACAACCGGAGCGGGATGCCGCTGATGGAGATCGTGACGCGGCCCGATATTCGCACACCGGAAGAAGCTCGGCTGACCTTCGAGAAGATTCGCCAGATTTTGGTCTGGATTGGCGCGAACAGCGGTAATCTCGAAGAAGGTGCGTTGCGTTGCGATGCGAATGTGAGTGTACGCCGCGCCGATTCGGATCGGTTTGGCGCTAAAGTAGAGATCAAAAACATCAACTCATTCCGTTTTGTCGAGCGAGCCTTGGCGTATGAGATCGAGCGTCAGATCCGTATCTTGGAAGCCGGTGGCGTTGTCGAGCAGGAAACGCGCGGCTGGCGTGAGGATCTGGGCCGTACCGAGGGTCAGCGCTCGAAAGAGTATGCGCACGATTATCGCTACTTTCCCGAACCCGATATTCCGCCGCTGGTGTTGTCGCCGGAGTGGATTGCTGCCCGTCAAGCTGAATTGCCGGAATTGCCCGATGCACGCCGCGCGCGGCTGATGGAATCGTATGGTTTATCCTGGCAAGATGCCGACCTGCTGACCCAGGAACGTGCCATTGCCGATTATTATGAAACGGCTGTCGCCGCTGTGAATCGACCCGATGGGGCAAAAGAAGTCGCAAATTGGGTCCTGAATGAGGGTTTTCGCTTGCTGAACGATCGCGGCGAACCGGCAACGACATTGATCGAGCGTATGCCGGTTCATCGATTAGCAACTCTGATTGAGTTGGTGCAGCAAAGTACAATTACCCGCGCTGTCGCCAAGCAGCTCTTTGAAGAGGTTTTCACGACCGGCGCCGATCCGGCGGTTTTGGTAGCCGAGCGTGGACTGACGCAGATCAGCGATGATGAGGCACTGCTAGAAGCGGTACGTGCAGCGTTGGTCGATGAGAAGGCGGAAAAGGCAATTGCCGAATATCGAAAAGGAAAAAAGACGGCTATCCAGTTTTTGGTCGGTTTGGTGATGCGGGCAACAAAAGGGAAAGCGAACGCCCAACGGGTACGTGAGCTGTTAGAGGCAGAACTCGGATGA
- a CDS encoding SH3 domain-containing protein translates to MTLTGDESTTINPLTLMESAREKYTLARARREVPELALLSIHGAIEDTLRAHLLRINSPAALGAFSGVLAAMQALDRRPLSAEEVDAVQRLHRLRGRIARGEHLAVTGETLAAYQRLATMILPRYGVQALPVAEPDRPRSRPTQPIRSQTALPDDEPVRARLRDRHTAYDEARRVRALGDQAFDAEVRKPLVPGWVAPTLIIVSIFIIGFAMALSLQNPTAPVPPPSVPIVNPSLAPTASLSDMPTVAATAGPAATVVGELTATVEPSPAADTLAVGRIAVVSDGIPALNLRAQPGLGPDIPVLLVLEPGTQVEILSGPVERDGWVWWQVRSAGIEGWCAGAYLQVRP, encoded by the coding sequence ATGACACTGACGGGTGATGAGTCCACGACAATCAACCCGCTGACGCTGATGGAGTCGGCGCGCGAGAAGTATACGCTGGCACGTGCGCGCCGTGAGGTACCCGAGTTGGCATTGCTCAGCATTCACGGCGCGATTGAGGATACGCTACGTGCCCATCTGCTTCGGATCAATTCACCGGCAGCACTAGGCGCCTTCTCCGGTGTGCTGGCTGCGATGCAAGCCCTTGACCGCCGGCCACTGAGCGCCGAAGAGGTCGATGCGGTGCAGCGATTACACCGATTACGCGGCCGAATCGCGCGTGGTGAGCATTTGGCTGTGACCGGCGAGACATTGGCCGCTTATCAGCGTTTGGCGACGATGATCTTGCCGCGTTATGGCGTCCAAGCCTTACCCGTGGCCGAACCGGATCGGCCACGGTCACGGCCTACCCAGCCCATACGGTCGCAAACGGCGCTTCCCGATGATGAACCGGTCCGTGCACGGTTGCGTGATCGCCACACTGCGTATGACGAAGCGCGCCGTGTGCGCGCGCTCGGTGATCAAGCATTTGATGCTGAGGTACGTAAGCCTCTGGTACCGGGTTGGGTTGCACCAACGTTGATCATTGTCAGTATTTTTATCATCGGTTTTGCAATGGCGCTCAGCCTACAAAACCCAACCGCACCGGTTCCACCGCCGTCTGTGCCGATTGTGAATCCTTCATTGGCGCCGACTGCGTCGCTAAGTGATATGCCGACGGTAGCAGCAACGGCTGGGCCAGCGGCAACGGTGGTTGGTGAGCTAACTGCAACGGTTGAGCCGTCGCCGGCGGCTGATACATTGGCAGTCGGGCGGATAGCAGTGGTCAGTGATGGCATTCCGGCGCTTAATTTGCGTGCCCAGCCCGGCCTCGGCCCCGATATTCCGGTATTGCTGGTGTTAGAACCCGGCACACAGGTTGAGATCTTGAGTGGGCCGGTCGAACGCGATGGGTGGGTGTGGTGGCAAGTGCGTAGTGCCGGGATCGAGGGTTGGTGTGCAGGTGCTTATCTACAGGTACGACCGTAG
- a CDS encoding FAD-dependent thymidylate synthase → MFTHSNEHFTPQEIALLQPFVTNVDRPVFCLRNLPEVVKGALFARYSRSTKSLRRLLLDEFITEPESGFAAIVSAVGDSPAAQLVAARQAEAFYERVLIGYGDDSVAELGGAHLACEGISNIAAKLLEDSRIGISPLEKSTRYVRFDLPGPTGYPYLREPVLMASPFAERYTMTMDNLFATYSALLDPVQAWLQATFPRDEATTPRAYRNAIQAKALDLLRGLLPMATQTNVGLFGNGRAFEYLIIKLAAAPFAEARALSEAIQTELDYVIPAFVKRARSERGKAYAAYLAATRDQVATLAAQLNLAPTEGDEMTVRLVEYDPHAETKLVASILYPHLDLPLDTIRERVAELSADERHVLIMAALGNRTSRFHRPGRAFEEPYYTFDILADIGAYRDLQRHRILTQERQRFTVAHGYVTPPELEVIGVADRYRAALDQAAELVSDLEREFPHEAQYAVPFAFRVRWRIKLNLREAYHLIELRSARQGHPSYRRIAQLMFQAISAVHPPLAAGIRFVDHSDYDLERLAAEQRIDQKRQGR, encoded by the coding sequence ATGTTCACTCACAGCAACGAACACTTCACACCGCAAGAGATTGCCCTCCTCCAGCCGTTCGTCACCAATGTCGACCGGCCTGTCTTCTGTTTGCGCAATTTGCCGGAAGTGGTCAAGGGTGCGCTCTTTGCGCGCTATAGCCGCAGCACGAAGAGCCTTCGTCGCTTACTCCTCGACGAGTTCATCACTGAACCAGAGTCAGGGTTCGCCGCGATTGTATCGGCAGTTGGTGATAGCCCGGCGGCGCAATTGGTCGCCGCGCGCCAAGCCGAAGCCTTTTACGAGCGAGTCCTGATCGGGTACGGTGATGATTCGGTGGCCGAGCTGGGTGGTGCGCATCTCGCCTGCGAAGGAATCAGCAATATCGCGGCCAAGCTGCTCGAAGATAGTCGGATCGGCATCTCGCCCTTGGAAAAGTCGACGCGCTATGTCCGGTTTGATCTACCGGGACCGACGGGCTACCCCTATCTGCGTGAGCCGGTGCTGATGGCATCACCGTTCGCGGAACGCTATACGATGACGATGGACAACCTCTTCGCGACATATAGTGCGTTGCTCGACCCGGTGCAAGCGTGGCTGCAAGCCACCTTCCCCCGTGACGAGGCGACGACGCCGCGCGCCTACCGTAATGCGATTCAGGCGAAGGCGCTCGATCTGTTGCGCGGGTTGTTGCCGATGGCGACTCAAACCAACGTTGGGTTGTTTGGCAATGGGCGCGCCTTTGAATATCTGATTATCAAGCTCGCCGCCGCCCCCTTTGCCGAAGCGCGCGCCTTGAGCGAGGCGATCCAGACCGAGCTAGATTATGTCATTCCGGCATTTGTGAAACGGGCCAGGAGTGAGCGCGGGAAAGCGTATGCCGCATATCTGGCGGCGACACGCGATCAGGTGGCAACGTTGGCTGCGCAGCTCAATCTTGCACCAACGGAAGGTGACGAGATGACGGTGCGCTTGGTCGAGTATGACCCACACGCTGAAACGAAACTTGTCGCGTCTATCCTCTATCCGCACCTTGATCTTCCGCTGGACACCATTCGCGAACGAGTGGCGGAACTCTCGGCAGACGAACGGCACGTCCTGATCATGGCCGCGCTCGGCAACCGGACCAGCCGGTTTCACCGACCGGGTCGCGCCTTCGAGGAGCCGTACTACACGTTCGATATCCTCGCCGACATCGGTGCGTACCGTGATCTCCAACGTCATCGGATCCTGACCCAAGAACGACAACGGTTCACCGTGGCTCATGGCTATGTGACCCCACCGGAGTTAGAAGTGATCGGGGTTGCCGACCGCTACCGTGCGGCGCTGGACCAAGCTGCTGAACTGGTCTCCGACCTCGAGCGCGAGTTTCCGCATGAGGCGCAATACGCCGTTCCGTTTGCCTTCCGGGTGCGCTGGCGCATCAAGCTGAATCTCCGTGAAGCCTACCATCTGATCGAACTGCGCAGTGCGCGCCAAGGTCATCCCTCGTACCGCCGGATTGCGCAACTGATGTTTCAGGCTATTAGTGCGGTGCATCCTCCCCTTGCTGCCGGGATTCGGTTTGTTGACCACAGCGACTACGACCTCGAACGGTTAGCCGCCGAACAGCGGATCGATCAGAAGCGACAGGGGCGGTAA